The DNA segment GCTTTGGAAAGAGGCTGCAAGTTTACTGGaataaaaatttgattaaaaaaaatttagaaaCATCCCAAACATTTAGTAGGTGATGTGTGGAGGGAAGCTGATGTTTCTGCAGAGTGAACTTACCTGCAGCTGAGTTTAAACTGTTTGATAATGTTACTGATCTTTTCAAACCGGTGAGCATCGCGCTGCTCTTTGCACTGATAGTGGGAGATCACCTGCATTTACAAAAcaccataaaaaacaacatgcattACTATAGTCAGAGTTTCTGACCAGACACAGTTGAAACAGATGAAGCAATTGCTCTTACCAGGAATGTGGCTCTCTCAAACAGAAgaacttcatctgcctctatgaTCTGCGCAAAATTTCTCAGGTTTGTCTCCAGCTGCTGGACGTTTGGGATGAGCTGGTACACTATGCTAGACCAGGCCTGCAAATACATCAAAACATGTTTCTTACAGTGTCAACTTTAATACCCGAAATCTAAATATACAACCAGTTAAATCTCCCAACCTTATACAGGGTTTCGTCCCAGATCGATGTCCTAAAGCACGTGCAAGCCAAAGGTCTGGACAGTCTCTTCAGATCTTCTTCACGCTCCTTAAAGATCTGTAAAAACACTTAAGATAGTCAGTCACATGGACTGTATTGAAGCAATTACAGTTTTAGTAACAACAACCATTGTTATATTTAATAGGCATTCTTAATGAGAATGATTATTCATATTTTCAAAAGAAACCGTTTAAGCATTTAATGTTATACAATCAGTTCATTTATCTACTCTTTTTTTGTTAGAGGTACAGTACATTTTCATCTCTGGTATCACGAGTGAAATTCAGGTAAAATTCTTTAATAAAGTTCTACCACTAAGAGCACCAATCGTGGCAATAGAAAAGACAGTAGCACTAGTGTTTCCGGTGACACTGTTAACATGGCTGTCAAACGGTCTACTCTacatacaaataataaaatttaaatagTTAAGCCTACCAAATCTCTTTGATCTTCTTGCACCAGATCCATTTTGTGAACGAGGCAGAACACTTTAGCGTCGGGGGAGTTCTGCAGGATGGCCTCCAGACAAGACTGGTAGTAGTGCATGTCTTTCTCCAGCTCACGGCTCTCCacatcaaatacataaataagcaCTTCTACATTTCTGAAAATGTTGTCCCTCTGGCTGGTGAAGTAGTTCTCCATAAACGTGTCCTGTCTGTCGGGTGAAGGGAGCACAGACCACCGTTACGCGGAGGGTTTCAGATTAGTGGGAAGACTTTAAATTGTCAAAGCTGGTCCAAAGATGGCAAATAACGAACAAGTGTACTTTACCCTCCACAGTCCCACAGGTTTAGAACCAGATTGCCAAGAAACCGTACATGGGAGTGCTCTACGTCAACTACATTAAACAAAGGATGAAACGATTATTTTATAGATGATATTAGAGAAACACCCTGCATCAAACATTTATCATTTAGCatctttctttaaagtgctcttACTTGTAGCTCCAAGGCGGCGTGTGTCTCGAGCTATGTAATTGGCAAAGATG comes from the Etheostoma spectabile isolate EspeVRDwgs_2016 chromosome 13, UIUC_Espe_1.0, whole genome shotgun sequence genome and includes:
- the rraga gene encoding ras-related GTP-binding protein A → MSSPAMKKKVLLMGKSGSGKTSMRSIIFANYIARDTRRLGATIDVEHSHVRFLGNLVLNLWDCGGQDTFMENYFTSQRDNIFRNVEVLIYVFDVESRELEKDMHYYQSCLEAILQNSPDAKVFCLVHKMDLVQEDQRDLIFKEREEDLKRLSRPLACTCFRTSIWDETLYKAWSSIVYQLIPNVQQLETNLRNFAQIIEADEVLLFERATFLVISHYQCKEQRDAHRFEKISNIIKQFKLSCSKLAASFQSMEVRNSNFAAFIDVFTSNTYVMVIMSDPSIPSAATLINIRNARKHFEKLERVDGPKHSLHMRMR